ggatattttatatttgcacaatcccacagacaggatactgtGAACTTCTTGGTCCCCTACGAGACCAACctgaggagactataggtttccttctgtctgtctgtctgtctgtctgtctgtctgccccaCATAGTTTTTCCGGACTTTATTTTTGCTGTGCTtcacagatcaagtttgacttttatagcaaattacccatttttgacagagttatggcccatgaacttaggagataagaaaatgtgttgggcccggtaggggataTGCaatgctttagcagtactcttagagTGCTTGTTGTCTTTAATTGtctatgtaatacatgtatataagtaaAAATGGAAAATCTTTTTTCTGTGTATGGTTCCCCAAATATGGTCCTTTTGATATCAtgcatgtttacatgtatttccCACCACAGTttaagtttttttgtgttttttgtttcagaCTGTGATTCCAGTTTTGATGCTGCTGACAGATTTGGGAAAAAAGAACATGAATTAAACACAGCCTTCATGGAAGAGGTTATTATTGACGTGGACTGCTCACATATACTACTACAATTCTTGCACATGGACTATTTGGTTAAAAGTCAGTAATGTAATGAAGCACATGTGTTAATGCACTACTTCGTTATGAACAGAACTTTAATGGACAGCATCAGAATGCAATTTAACCTTACTCTATAATGCACaaaatgtgtgtgcgtgtatcggatacaaattacaatacagTCGGAACAAAACTGTACATTATCTCTACTATATTTGGATGCAAAACAATTTAGAGGCTGTTTTACTTTTAAGAATTATATATTGAAAGGTTGAGGTCACTGAATTCCGAAATCCATTTATAATGGATTAAATTCTGCTGGACTGTAGTGTTCTAAATTCTGAAATCCATAATGGATTAAATTCTGCGGGACATTAGTGTTCTAAATTCTGAAATCCATAATGGATTAAATTCTGCTGGGATGTAGTGTTCTAAATTCCAAAATCCATAATGGATTACATTCTGCTGGACTGTAGTGTTCTGAATTCTGAAATCCATAACGGATTAAATTCTGCTTAACTGTAGTGTTCTGAATTCCGAAATCCATAATGGATCATACTCCTCATTAACTTTGTACACTACTAAACTCTGAAATTGTTAATGGATTAATATTCCTTGTTGACTTTGTACCCTGTGTTATAGAGAACTCTGCAGTTTACAGTTGGCTTGTAGCAGCATTTGGACTGATGTCATGGGACTGGTTTGTTTCCAGACCATCTCACGCCTGTGTCAGCAACTTTCGTCACAGCTCTTGATTCAGAGGCTGCTCCATGGAAGCAGAACATACGCTGGTGtctcttgtttaaaatacaccATCTATGACTCCCATGTCCTGAGATCAAGATGCAGCTGTTACCAAAATCGATGGGCACATGTAGACAAGAAAGAACTTGCATACTTTTCCCCATACAAGCGAATTCCGAAACGGTATGTCGAAGAAATTGATAACGTTGTTGAACTATATCATGACACAATCGTCCATTTTGCATCGATATTCAAATGTGATGTCTCCTTGATTGAAGACATGGTTCGACGGGACACGCGTATTGTAACATCCTTCAAGGTCAAGGACGTATCCGAGAGGATGAGACTGGTCATACGCTATGGCTACAGCATTCATGATGTGTTAAGTTATACGGGGATCTTCTACAAGTCAATGGCAGAGCTGGCCCAAAGACTAGAAGAGATGGCAAAGATTAGAAAGATCAGTTCCTTGTTGCGTCCGGCAAATCTGTCCAGGTGGAGGTACAGAATTTACATGGATCAGATGCTGAAGGAGGCTTCTCTGATCGAGGGACACCCATCCAGAGACAGCTACGTGGCTGCACTCTTGGGGTGCAGCGAGCCGGAGTTAAAGGCACTGGCAGAGAAAGGAAACCACCACCTGCTTACGAAGAAGCCATCACAGTTGACCACTTTAGTTGAACTGCTTGTGTCCTACGGGTTCTCTCTAGAGGAGATACGACAGAATCCGGGAGTCCTCATGGCTTCGATACATCTGGCCAGCAAGAGACTCCGACGCATGTCTGATCTGGGACTGCTCCTGAAGGCGCACATGGTGTTCATTCTGACATCATCGGACGAAAACATCGAGTCTGTGATTCCCCTCTGGATGGAAGAGAAGGAAGCTCTGG
Above is a genomic segment from Gigantopelta aegis isolate Gae_Host chromosome 7, Gae_host_genome, whole genome shotgun sequence containing:
- the LOC121377074 gene encoding uncharacterized protein LOC121377074, translated to MGLVCFQTISRLCQQLSSQLLIQRLLHGSRTYAGVSCLKYTIYDSHVLRSRCSCYQNRWAHVDKKELAYFSPYKRIPKRYVEEIDNVVELYHDTIVHFASIFKCDVSLIEDMVRRDTRIVTSFKVKDVSERMRLVIRYGYSIHDVLSYTGIFYKSMAELAQRLEEMAKIRKISSLLRPANLSRWRYRIYMDQMLKEASLIEGHPSRDSYVAALLGCSEPELKALAEKGNHHLLTKKPSQLTTLVELLVSYGFSLEEIRQNPGVLMASIHLASKRLRRMSDLGLLLKAHMVFILTSSDENIESVIPLWMEEKEALGPHSDRKQYLMHRMALDEHQYEVLVRKAKEIKVMNARRLKHVLDVLMDHMGLRSEDIQMHPTLLYYSTERLSQRWKILQEAGVLSKTILIKELKLSEADFTDKYGDDA